From the Canis lupus familiaris isolate Mischka breed German Shepherd chromosome 27, alternate assembly UU_Cfam_GSD_1.0, whole genome shotgun sequence genome, the window tctgtatgttggcaaattgaacacctttaaaaaataagtttattatttaaaaaaaataaaaataaaaataaatactatgggcagcctgggtggctcagtggtttagcactgccttcagctcagggcctgatcctggagacccgggattgagtcccatgtcaggctccctgcatggagcctgtttcgccctctgcctgtgtgtgtgtgtgtgtgtgtgtgtgtgtgtgtgtgtgtctctgtgtgcgtctctcatgagtggataaatacaatttttttaaaaaactaaataccgggacccctggtggctcagtggttgggtcagctgcctttggttcaggtcatggtcccgggacccgggatcgagttctgcctatgtctctgcctctctcactctctctcataaataaaaaaaactaaataccaATAAAAGGATGggcaggagggatccctgggtggcgcagcggtttggcgcctgcctttggcccagggcgcgatcctggagacctgggatcgaatcccacgtcgggctcccggtgcatggaacctgcttctccctctgcctgtgtctctgcgcctctctctctctctctgtggctatcataaataaataaaaaattaaaaaaaaatattaaaaaggatggGCAGGAAAGGATCCAGCAATGTAGTAAGAAACCCTAAGAGGAAACCCTAGAGTAGATTTTGAAGGAAAGTAGGATCAATAACAGAATATTACAAAAAGATCAAGTAAAGAAAGTATCCGTTAAATTTGGCAGTAAGTCATTCTACTTCCTCAAATTTCAGATGGGAGAGAATTTTCTGTGAAAAGGGAATAGTGGTAGGAGAGACAGAGTTTTGACTGATTGTTAGCAGGATCTCCACATTAGTCAGGAATACTTTATTCTTCTATCTGAACATAGTCAAATATTGTCCCTAACCTGCGACTTTGAAATGcaatcagtgagggagacagggGTTGGTGAGTGTAGTGCAAATGAAGCTAAGTTACCCAAAAAGGAGAGCTCAAATTATCCTCTATTTTCACTTGGGAACTTTATgctagatttttttaatgcagggCAATATCTAGATCTGTTTACAAGAAATACAAGGATAAAGGTACATGTTAAATAACACCAGTCAGCAAATTCTGGATATATATAAAAACCTTCAACCAAATAAATTGCAAGggcaagaaaaggaagggagagaaacttaaggtaaaagaagaagaaagaaaagcaggtatgaagagaggaaaggagggaaagagaagaggaagaaaggatggaaacaaacaaatgcaagTGTAGCCCTTGTTGGGATCTATATTTAAACAAACCAATCTATTGGGCACAGAAATCTAAATATTGACTGGGCATCAATGATATTAAGGAAGTAGgacatgcactgttggtgggagtgaaaactggtacagccactgtggaaaaacagtatggaggtctcCCAAAAGGCTAAAAATGGAACTATTCTATGATCCAGTCATCACATTACTGGGTACTCACCCCCAAAAATACACAAACACTAATTCAatgggatatatgcaccccaatgtttatagcaacattatttacaatggccaagatatagaagcagcccTAGGATCCATCCTTTGATGAATGgtaaagatgtggtgtacacacacacacacacacacacacacacacacacacactgtgagtattcctcagccataaaaaggaatgaaatcttgccatttgcaacaatatataTAGAGCCAGAGAGTATAacgccaagtgaaataagtcagtcagagaaagaaaaatgctgtatgatttcacttatgtgtcgaatttaagaaacaaaacaaataaggagaaaagaggagagacaaaccaagaaatacactcttaactatagagaacaaacatatGGTCACCAGCGGGAGAGGTGGGTGAGTGGGGacgggtgaaataggtaatggggattaagagtacacttattacaatgagccctgagtaatgtacagaattgttagATCACTATATCATACATCATAAATTAATATATCACTacgttaactacactggaattaaaaattaaaaacttgataaaaaattatatgatagAATTGGttacatttagaaaaaagaaatctcattcttTAGAAATACATGATGAAATACTTCAAATGAAAGAGCACAGTGACCAGGACTTGGTTCAAAATAATCCAATAGGGGGTTGGAGAAAGAGGATGAGGATGTTGGCAAGAGAGATTGGCAATGGGTTTTGATAATGGTTTAAGCTGCTTGATGGACATGGGAATTCATTGTAGAATTCCTCACAACTTTGATATATATTCAAATTGTCTATAACCatgtttttttaagtggaaaaaaatttaggatattatttcatctgttttttaaattccacatatgagtgaaatcatatggcatttgtttttctctgactgatttattttggttggttagcataatacactctagttacATCCAGaagaacagaggggaagggaaggaaaaataaaataagataaaaataagcaggcaaatcataagagacacctaattccaggaaacaaactgaggttttctggagggaagatgggtgaggggatgggataattgggtgagGGCATTAGAaggacatgtgatgtaatgagcactgggtgttaaatgcaactcatgaatcactaaattctaccccgaAAGTAATAATATActatgttaactacactgaatttatatttaaataatttaattggaatttaaagaatttttaaaagattatttcattAAGATATACTTCACAGTGCAgaagtagaaataagaaaaactcaAAGGACAGATATGCACTGAATAGGTGAAGAAACTGTGTCATATAGGAACATATTATTAGGTCTCaatttttactgtttattttattttcttaatttgagttcatttaattaacatataatctgttattacactatatgtttcagatgtagagttcagttgcatataatacccagtgctcattacatcatgtgccctccttactgcccatcacccagttaccccatcaccctcacacccacctcccctccagcagccctctgTTTCCTAGATTTAACACtctctatggtttgtctccttctctaattatgttttgtttttccctcctttctgtgctcctctgctttcttttttaaatttattaattaatttacttttctatatattttttattggagttcaatttgctaacatatatcataacacccagtgctcatcctgtcaagtgcccccctcaatgcccatcacctagtcaccctccacccacctccctttccactaccccttgttcgtttcccagagttaggtgtctctcatgttctgttaccctcactgatattttgtttcttaaattccacattatgAGTGATATCATATTAGCACCACgctctaaccaactgagctaaccgGCCACCTGGttatgagtgatatcatatgataattgttctttctctcattgacttattttgcttagtatagtaccctctagttccatccatgtcattgcaaatggcaagatttcaatttttttgatggctgagtaatattccattgcgtgGATATACATACATCccatctctttatccattcatctgttggtggacatctgggctctttccattgtttggctattgtggacattgcggctataaacattgaggtgcaagtatccctttggatcactatgtttgtgtcctttggctaaataccagcagtgcaattgctgggtcatagggtagctctatttttaactttctgaggaaactccatacttccatactgtttcctaGAATGGCTGcccaggttgcattcccaccaacagtgtaagaaggttccctttcctcttatcctcaccaatatctgttgtttcctgactttatcattttagccattctgactggtgtgaagtggtatgtcattgtggttttgacttataTCTCCCTGATGctaagtgatgctgagcatttttcatgtatgTTGTaggcctcattttaaaaatactatggtTCTAGAGCAtgaatactgtgtgtgtgtgtgtgtgtatatatatatatatatgctaaatgCTACATTTAGTAAATTCTGTATTAATGTATTAACtaaattctgtatttatatacatgtatatatatacagaatatatattaatatataattaatatacataaatacataatttaaatacattaatacaGAATTTACTAAATGTAGCATTTCAAacctaagaaaatatatttatgtcatattttttctcagaatttcccAGTAAGTTATTAGCTCAGGACAACTAAATTCAACTTTATTTTGATTGAATTTGACCTAGTGAACTGGCTCTTTTGTTACGATCCTCAAAGTGGGCATCAGCTGTTTTAAGAAGAAAGTTAGGTTGGTACTGTGTTTAGAACCCAAGATGTTGTGCttacttatgtatatatacatattatatgtctTATTTAAGCTGAAGGTCCTGAATTATgggctccttcccttcctcagtGCTGTGAGGGATATGAATAAAACccaatatttagaaataaggttttttgatttttaatttaaattaaattaattaacatatagtgtattattattagtttcagaggtagaaatttagtgattcatcagttgcatataacacccaggttcatcacatcacatgcctccttcatgcttgtcacccagttatcccatacccctacccacctcccctccagcaaccctcactttgtttcctagagttaagagtctcttatggtttgtctccctctctgatttcatcttactttctttctctctcccttcctccatgatcctctgttttgtttcttaaattctacatatgattgagattatataattatctttctctgattgacttatttcacttagcataataccctctagttccatccgcatcgttgcaaatggcaagatctctctctctctttttttttttttttttggtggctgagtaatatcgcattgtatatataccacatcttctttatccattcatctggcacctgcaccccagtgtttatagcagtaatgtccacaatagccaaactgtggaaagggcccagatgtccattaaccAAAGCCTTttggatcttttttaaaaaatattttatttatttattcatgagagacagagagagagaggcagagacacaggcagagggagaagcaggctccatgcagagagcccaacgtgggacttgatcccaggactctaggatcatgccctgggccgaaggcaggcaccaaactggtgagccacccaggcatcccggccttttgaatcttaaaagaaaagcagctgcaaacagcaaatgttggtgaTAGTAGTATGGTGATAACAACCCATCACTGTTATTCAAGAAAACATAGATTTCCATcattaaaatactgtttaaaaaaataaatgtttcttgagcATATGAATATGTTTTATGAATCACACCAAGCAGCTGCTGGTGAGTTTTCCTCCCTGTATGTACCCCAAGCACAGCCAATAGAGGCCATGATTTATGAGATGCTATAATAACACAGATGAGATGTCCAAAAGTGCTCTGTTGAGCAGGTGACTTCAAGTACCTTAGGGGAAGAGAGGCAAAATCAAGCAAAGGATCTGAAGAGATGGAGGATAGAGGGGAATTAAGGAGTTTCTCACCTGTTCCTCAGCATCATAGAGGTCTTCCTCCATCAGAAGGACCTGACTTAAATCCAAGCTCTGTGGGAAATAGAGCGAGTGGCAGATTTTTTCTGTCCGTGAATTCCTGATGGAGAACCGCAAGAGGTGGATTGTCAAGGTCTGGGGTAAATGGGTCAGCTTCAAGACCTGAAAAAGCAAAATTACTGTGGAGATGAAACCCTAAGGCACTTGAAATAGGTAGGTTTAGAGAAATATCAGGGCCAATGGTGTGTTCTTCTTCCCCAAAAAGGATCGGAATGATATAATACAGAGTTAAGGGCCCCCTTCTGCTGAATCTGTTGAGCTCTCCCACAGAAGGCATGAGTAGCCCTAGTGTTCTGCACAGGAACCAGAGCCCAGGGGAACCACAGAGTCTGCTCTAGAGAGTCAGTCTAACCTTGCATGTAAAACTCTGCCTCCTCATCTTGGACCTTCTCTTATCTTTTAAAACGCTCTGCCCCTCTCAGTGATGGGCCTCTGAAAGTCAGAGGCCCCAGATTCCAGATATTAGCCTGATACATACTTCCTCCCTCAACCAACACATGGGACCCTCAAGGCCTCTGAAGACTCTATCATGAAATCCACTTAAGGCAAccccagattagggaagcttCTGGTTTCAGACAGTGAGTACCTGTTTCCCACAAGTCTTCTTCCCACATTTCTCACAGAAGCATTTGCTTTTGTCTGATAACTCCCTGGGCTGGAAGAAACATCGAAGGGCATCCTCCTGTCCCAAGAGatcaaagaaaaagcagagaggatATTTACCATCTAGAGTACATCCCCTCACCCTACagataaaaatttaagttttctttctggttctttcCATGTACCCTCTTAACACCTGGCCCAGTGTAGTGCATGTGGCAGGATCCCCCAAAGTACCTACTGattggaaggaaaaatagaagggAGCACTTGCTAAGGTAGCAGTATGAGGAAAggaagtaaaaggaaacaaattttatttccacCAAATCAAAGGAGAAACTTAGAACTGtgcaaaggaaatagaaattactttttaaaaggcaacaGTGATTAAAGAAGCAAGGGCACATTGGCAGCACTGGGTGTATGGAAACAGCAAATTAACCAAGAAAAATCCCTCACCAGTGTTTTCAGAGGTTTTGAGTCCATATCaaaaagaggaagggggagggtcAGCATGCTACTGTTTCTGCTCCTCTCCACAGTACATTCAAGGCAAACCAAGGACTCCTTCACCCGAATTGTATACAGAGCCTTCAGCCTCTCTACCTGTTAAAAGAGAGGAGGTGAGAGGAAAGAAGGGTACAGAGCCATAAACAAACCAGGTCAGGTCAATTTCCAGAAATGGTAGCCAGCAGACAGAAGCTCCAAAAATGGCAGCCACTGATGTTCTTTGCTCTTTGAAAAGGAGCAAAGTAATAACAGTAATAGTAATATAGAATTGTGATAAGCATTTTATGTGGATTTCTCTTTTAATCCTCTCTATACATTATATTAATGATTGCTGAATGAGCTAAATGAACAGCATCTTAAACTTCTGAGTTCTCTGATTCTAGTATCTCACCAAGTCCACATCTGTGATTTGGTCCTTAATTAGGTTCCAAACTGTGAGGTAGAGTTGAGCAGCATCATGCTGGACAAACACtggccaaagagaaaaataacagccCGATCAGTGAGATCACCAGGGACATTTTTCATGCATACCCTTGTGCCATAGCTACCTAGATGTACATGAACACTCATCACTTTGTCCTCTCCTAGCCATCCCTGCTTTAGTTAggcactaaaaatgaaaaataagcttgttatttattttttagaactccTGTTAAAACTTAAAATCCAGTCCAACTGCATCACAGAAGTTTCCTTTCCACTGACTGGTGACCCATGCCTACTGGCCTCTACTGGGGGACCTAGCCAGATAAAAACAACATTCAGTAGTGGATTCTCTCCTATTCCAAGCCAAGCTGGCACTCTAATTGGACTCTAGTGGCCACTTGTTTCTCTGTAcctttatttaatctctttttaatTCCCCAGAAATTGAGCAGTTCCCCAAAACTCATATCTGACCCAGGTCTTCCTCAAAGGTATCTAggagaacaggaaaggaaagaaccaTCTCAGTGTTGATGCTGGCTAAGAGGAAACAGGAAGCAAGCAGTGAATTCTccatatgttatataaataaatgtaagccCAAAAGACAGATGTAAATGAATTTCTGTCATTGAAAAGAAACATAGGACgacaaagaacatgaaaaacaCACTGAGGACTATTTTACAAAAAGATGGATGTCTGCCAACATGCAAAGATATTGCAAGAAAAGGTAGTTCctgtaaatgtattaaatattcatATCATCTATCTCAACACCATTTTATTACTTCCTTCATGATACCACAGTTTGTACTTAATGCTTTTggatttcattttgctttattttactctTGTTTTGGCCTTTCTCTTCGCTAAACTAAAGCTTCATTGATACAAAGACTCTATCATCAGCCTTATACCCTTATCTACAGAACCAGCACgatacctggcacataataaatatgagctgaatgaattaattaattcatatttatttttttaaaggttttatttatctattcatagagatgcagagagagagagagagaggcagagacacaggcagagggagaagcaggctccatgcagagagcccgacgtgggacgcgatccagggtctccagatcatgccgtgggctgcaggcggcgctaaaccgctgagctaccggggctgcccaattaattcatatttaaagGTAACAATCCCAAAACCTAAAGACAAACAGAGTGGAACTAGGATTGAACTATGCTGTCTCCAGGAATTATTTGCAGAAGGCTACCTACCACAGAGCCAACACTGAACATAAAGTAAGTTAGATCACCTTGTCATATGAAGACATTTTGCCTCATCTGACCATACCAGAGCCAAGAGTCCTGattcatctaaaaaataaagggtgttattctgtatgttggcaaattgaacaccaataaaaaataaatttattattaaaaaaaataaatggatggcgcacctgggtggctcagtggttgggcatctgctttcagttcaggtcatgatcccagagttctgggatcgaatcccatatcaggctccccacagagagcctgcttctctctctacctatgtctctgcttctctctgtgtgtctttcatgaataagtaaataaaatcttttttaaaaataaaaaaataaaaaatatagggaTATTTGCCCAACCCATAATTTACTTAACACCTGCTATGTGCAAGGCATTGCAATTGCTAGAGAAAGTCACTGTCCCCAAGAAACCTATATTCTAGGTTCATGTTCTAGTGGACAAGTATCCATTAAGTCTTAattcaaagaataagaaaaattccCTAAGGTATATAAACTATTATGAAAAGTTATGTAAAAGCGAGAATACAACTGGAATGGTGGAGTGAGTGAGGATCTCTATAAATCTACTCCTccaaaaaagcaatgaaaatgctggcaaaaaaaatgtcaaaatcaatTTTTCAGAACTCTGAAAATTACCTAAAGGTTTACAAAAATCCTAggaatatttattcaacaaacactgcAGAACCTAAGTAAGAAGAACAGGATTTGAGGCTTTTCAACCTGGccaatttccatttccttcttcccagCTCTGTAGTAGCCTTGAAAACAAGAAAACTTGCCATCATGAAAACTGTTAACCAGAAGCCTTGTGACCAGAAAAATGAGTAGACTGGGGctgcagttcctcaaaaagccccatactgaaaacatttttattatttgaccTGTCTTGCAGCTTCATGGAAAAGCCCCATTTGAAGAAGTTTGTCATTATTTGACCCAACTCAAAGCTTTGAGCCCTATCCCCAGAGTATTTGTGGAAAAAAGTCAATGATAATTAATATTGTGACTGCCTAAGGCTGTAATACCAGTTGGGACAAAAAAAGAATCTGGCTGAAACTTAAAAGATGGTTGTGGGAACTGAGATGTCCATAGGGAACTTCTAGAAGTTCTGACATATTTCTGGTGATCTAGAAGGCCTTTTGCATGCCTCAGTAAGACCTGAGAAGGTCTAAGTCTCTCATATTTGGCTAATATTGACGCCCTATGCAAGCAAGAAAGGCAGGCTAAAAGTGTCACAAACAGCCTGAGCTTTGAAGGTAAGCCCCACTAGACACACAGTTCCTCATCAAAGACTGGAAGACTCACTagttcaaagcatttttaaaaaatctctgacCAATCATTAGGTGACATTAAGCTAACCAGACAAAATCTTTAGTGGCCACACACTATAGGGAACATAACCTTTACAAAATTAGTCCAGGAGAGTCACTAAACAATagcaatgacaaaaataatagcaactaCTCCATCGTGGGGGTTTCTGATTTCCACTGTTGCCACTGTTGTccaaaatgtttagtttttaacagaaaattacaagacacaataaaacaaaaaagtatggtcccccccacacacacaggaaaCAATCAGTAGAAACTGTCATTGAGAAGACCCAGATGTTAGTCTCACTAGACTTTAGATTATCATTATATGttcaaaagaactaaataaaaccaTATCAAAATAACTAAAGTATGAAACAATGTCTCACCAAATgcagaatatcaataaagaaaaaaaattatttaaaagaatcaaaatagaaattcttgagctgaagaatacaatgacaGAAATGAAGAGTTTGCAAGAGGTGGTCAATAGCAGATTTGAGCTGatgaaaaaagaattatcaaaCTTTGAAAACAAGTCAACTGAAACCATACAgtctgaagaataaaaataaaaatgaatgaggacaAATAAACAGAGCATCCAACGGGCTCAGTaattaattctaccaaacatttatggAACAAATTATACCagttctcaaatatatatataaatgaaatatatatatatttatgaaatatatatatgtatatatagaccaATATATAAAGGTTAATCACTTTCCTATATTATCAGCAATGAACAGAGGAATTTTCAATTAAAAGCACAATATTggaaggggaataaagggaaaggagataaaatgagtgaaaatatcagtgagggtgacaaaacatgagagacatctaactctgggaaatgaacaaggggtagtggaaagggaggtggtggcaatttggggtgactgggtgatgggcactgagggaggcacttggtgggatgagcattgggtgttatggtatatgttggcaaattgaactccaataaaaaaaaaacattaaaaaaggcACAATATTGTTAACATTAGAACCcatgaaaatgaaatactgagTTATAAATCTAACCAAATGTGTACAAGatctatatatgaaaaactaCAAACTCTAATGACAGAAATCAGAAGAATTACATAAAAGGAGAGAtttcccatgttcatggataagagaactcaatattgtcaagatgccAGTTCTTTCCAACTTGATCTATGCActcaatgcaattccaatcaagATCCCAGCAAGTTATTCTGTGGATATTAACAAAGTGATTATAAAGTTTATTTGGAGAGGCAATCACAGAATAGAAGacacaatattgaaggaaaaaacaaagtcaaagaaCTAATTCTGAACTTAGAATAAAGTGTCAGTAACTAAAACAATGTGGGATCAAAGGAATAAAACAGAGATCCCAGGAATACACCAACATAAACAACATTCACTGCTCTTTGACAAAgtagcaaaggcaatacaatagaACAAAGATAGTTTTTCACCAAATGGTGCTGCAATCCTGAATATCTACATGCAAACAAATGAATCTATACACAGACTTTACATCCTTCAAGaacacaaattcaaaatgtataatagacttaaatgtaaaatgcaaaactacaaaAGTCCTAATATAATACAGGAGAAAAATCTAGAAGACCTTCTGTTTTGTGATTACATTTTAGATACTTTTTGGCTAAAACTCCAATGTacaagcaataaaagaaagaagcgatatactgggatccctgggtggcgcagcggtttagcgcctgcctttggcccagggcgcgatcctggagatccgggatcgagtcccacg encodes:
- the USP18 gene encoding ubl carboxyl-terminal hydrolase 18 isoform X4, with product MKRKKEQRRECLSAWDCPHGPVGLHNIGQTCCLNSLIQILIMNVGFTKILKRITVPRGTEEQRRSVPFQLLLLLERMQDSRQKAVQPMELAYCLQKYNVPMFVQHDAAQLYLTVWNLIKDQITDVDLVERLKALYTIRVKESLVCLECTVERSRNSSMLTLPLPLFDMDSKPLKTLEDALRCFFQPRELSDKSKCFCEKCGKKTCGKQVLKLTHLPQTLTIHLLRFSIRNSRTEKICHSLYFPQSLDLSQVLLMEEDLYDAEEQVSWEDIQCTYGNHNYRWRETAYLLVYMKIES
- the USP18 gene encoding ubl carboxyl-terminal hydrolase 18 isoform X3, which gives rise to MNVGFTKILKRITVPRGTEEQRRSVPFQLLLLLERMQDSRQKAVQPMELAYCLQKYNVPMFVQHDAAQLYLTVWNLIKDQITDVDLVERLKALYTIRVKESLVCLECTVERSRNSSMLTLPLPLFDMDSKPLKTLEDALRCFFQPRELSDKSKCFCEKCGKKTCGKQVLKLTHLPQTLTIHLLRFSIRNSRTEKICHSLYFPQSLDLSQVLLMEEDLYDAEEQLGRQYELFAVVAHVGAADFGHYCAYIQNSVDGKWFCFNDSNVSWVSWEDIQCTYGNHNYRWRETAYLLVYMKIES
- the USP18 gene encoding ubl carboxyl-terminal hydrolase 18 isoform X5 — protein: MKRKKEQRRECLSAWDCPHGPVGLHNIGQTCCLNSLIQILIMNVGFTKILKRITVPRGTEEQRRSVPFQLLLLLERMQDSRQKAVQPMELAYCLQKYNVPMFVQHDAAQLYLTVWNLIKDQITDVDLVERLKALYTIRVKESLVCLECTVERSRNSSMLTLPLPLFDMDSKPLKTLEDALRCFFQPRELSDKSKCFCEKCGKKTCGKQVLKLTHLPQTLTIHLLRFSIRNSRTEKICHSLYFPQSLDLSQVLLMEEDLYDAEEQAGNCLPSGLHED
- the USP18 gene encoding ubl carboxyl-terminal hydrolase 18 isoform X2 produces the protein MKRKKEQRRECLSAWDCPHGPVGLHNIGQTCCLNSLIQILIMNVGFTKILKRITVPRGTEEQRRSVPFQLLLLLERMQDSRQKAVQPMELAYCLQKYNVPMFVQHDAAQLYLTVWNLIKDQITDVDLVERLKALYTIRVKESLVCLECTVERSRNSSMLTLPLPLFDMDSKPLKTLEDALRCFFQPRELSDKSKCFCEKCGKKTCGKQVLKLTHLPQTLTIHLLRFSIRNSRTEKICHSLYFPQSLDLSQVLLMEEDLYDAEEQLGRQYELFAVVAHVGAADFGHYCAYIQNSVDGKWFCFNDSNVSWVSWEDIQCTYGNHNYRW